From one Planococcus citri chromosome 3, ihPlaCitr1.1, whole genome shotgun sequence genomic stretch:
- the mEFTs gene encoding elongation factor Ts, mitochondrial has protein sequence MFIFRISRRSFQTSSIWLATDKALLSKLRKSTGYTFANCKKALEVSNNDLAKAEQWLKEQALALGWAKAAKVAGRSTSQGLIAITTDPKTASVVEINCETDFVAKNATFREVVIKASNACFNVAKSQTNFIDSVAKMNLETAQLSQLHSPDGKPLSDEIALLVSQVGENVSLRRAMCLNVADDLFVAGCTHPSLDVQGSTLTGKYGSLLLYKKNSNETEADHIAKQLCVHVIGMKPSKIGDIEKDLPKENKDEETVMIHQEFIMEPETPVFEILTSSGLSLVEFFRFECGEEIKPIDSSENNKEEAEKMYAEAAK, from the exons ATGTTCATCTTCCGAATATCTCGCAGAAGTTTCCAAACGTCAAGTATATGGCTAGCTACTGATAAGGCTTTACTCTCGAAACTGCGTAAAAGTACAGGATACACTTTTGCTAACTGTAAAAAAGCTTTGGAAGTATCAAACAACGATTTGGCCAAA GCCGAACAATGGTTGAAAGAACAAGCATTGGCTCTTGGTTGGGCCAAAGCGGCCAAAGTCGCTGGTAGATCGACATCGCAAGGATTAATCGCCATAACAACCGATCCTAAGACAGCTTCTGTAGTCGAAATTAACTGCGAAACAGATTTCGTAGCGAAAAACGCTACTTTTCGAGAAGTCGTCATTAAAGCGTCGAATGCTTGTTTTAATGTCGCTAAAAGTCAAACTAATTTCATCGACTCGGTTGCCAAG ATGAATTTGGAGACGGCGCAACTAAGCCAATTGCATAGCCCCGATGGTAAACCATTATCAGACGAGATTGCTCTTCTTGTCTCACAAGTTGGTGAAAATGTTTCCCTCAGAAGAGCCATGTGTTTGAACGTAGCCGATGATTTATTCGTTGCTGGTTGTACTCATCCATCTCTCGACGTACAAGGATCGACGTTGACTGGAAAATACGGCTCGTTATTACTTTACAAAAAGAATTCCAATGAAACTGAAGCCGACCACATTGCAAAACAGTTATGTGTGCACGTTATAG GAATGAAACCATCTAAAATAGGCGATATTGAAAAAGATCTTCCTAAAGAAAACAAAGACGAAGAAACTGTCATGATTCATCAGGAGTTCATTATGGAACCTGAAACaccagtgtttgaaattttaaccagtTCAGGGCTctctttggtagaatttttcagattcgaaTGCGGAGAAGAAATTAAACCTATCGATAGTAGCGAAAATAATAAAGAAGAGGCCGAGAAAATGTACGCTGAGGCTGCTAAATAA
- the LOC135840488 gene encoding uncharacterized protein LOC135840488, producing MDDNNEELQIKASGLSTSFTISFEDETEKANVIKQKRIIKTANMFTKKHYRTLSLPVANNTFFSKSDAVKYGCDSETKEMIVSEDNSRKCIPESKEKSNAISTRAVTSHRSKEPCKNSYEAKSNHTSTSIEDTQPTINLSDTDSEGGTYTIDKNNEQVKEARKSIDQVFGITSENQNDESISSEKKLEKRTRMVDEWIEHNASVLKTDTAESPKTSLVGKPDSAKSRITKIPFPVERSRESSSTNLLNGLKYQPVSVNGSVQNAIHESKSKQLSNRNQSNGDESDTEHYLRETENIVCALQKRINRNTIKPQPRVEEPKIPHKDQNGKETAPSKYSITRFNRAFSLRRDRSKKPTPVLTSSTTVPVRSKTFVGASIKSTESASPKSIMKRNNSFCKDFIKSDNTSPKLRSTPRPKTSSGDLGRKLSAKATQEIELHNWKRRKNYDPLKAVAEEKKRKALAGAAANSASSAHLKQTSNSLDESDDLAAKIITRSASFHGLRNKNGYDAESSNEIPLDRSSSNRSVCSYFISSNEDATEYDNDSEDHWVIPKPPSTSLQNTPPESISSRLSLLSNAASNSSVLLLTSSTITNVDSATVSKVTQMSYKIKDMILAFADSISERAETIAQNSKDHGVSGPKLLYDRENGEIADNICNQTEDDLSFVENDISADYQLNIALNNLNEIHQAVQKLNVKCSK from the exons ATGGACGATAATAACGAAGAATTACAAATCAAAGCGTCCGGTTTATCTACATCTTTCACAATTAGTTTCGAAGATGAAACCGAGAAAGCTAACGTGATAAAACAAAAGAGAATAATCAAAACTGCCAAcatgtttacaaaaaaacacTACAGGACGTTATCCTTACCAGTTGCAAACAAtacgtttttttcaaag AGTGATGCAGTGAAATATGGTTGTGATTCTGAGACTAAAGAAATGATCGTTAGTGAAGATAATTCTCGTAAATGTATTCCCGAATCCAAAG aaaaatcaaatgcTATTAGTACCAGAGCTGTGACAAGTCATCGAAGTAAAGAACCTTGTAAAAATTCATACGAAGCAAAATCAAATCATACTTCTACATCAATCGAAGATACTCAACCAACGATTAATTTAAGTGATACCGATAGTGAAGGTGGCACTTATACTATCGATAAAAACAACGAACAAGTCAAAGAGGCCAGAAAATCTATCGATCAGGTGTTTGGAATTACATCGGAAAATCAAAACGACGAAAGTATTTCT agtgagaaaaaattggaaaaaagaacTCGAATGGTCGACGAATGGATCGAACATAACGCGTCTGTCTTGAAAACTGATACAGCCGAGTCACCGAAAACATCACTCGTTGGTAAACCGGATAGTGctaaaa gtcgaattacaaaaattccatttccgGTGGAAAGATCTCGAGAGTCCAGCTCCACTAATTTATTAAACGGTTTGAAGTATCAACCTGTATCGGTCAATGGAAGCGTTCAAAATGCCATTCACGAATCAAAA AGTAAACAACTATCAAATCGTAATCAGTCAAACGGCGATGAAAGTGATACGGAGCATTATTTACGAGAAACAGAGAATATTGTTTGTGCGCTTCAAAAACGAATAAACCGAAATACCATAAAACCTCAACCGCGTGTCGAAGAGCCCAAAATTCCGCATAAAGATCAAAATGGTAAAGAAACTGCACCCAGCAAATACTCAATCACTAGATTCAACAGAGCATTCAG TTTGCGCAGAGATCGATCTAAAAAACCTACTCCGGTGCTAACCAGTTCTACAACGGTTCCAGTTCGATCGAAAACTTTCGTAGGCGCTTCGATTAAATCGACAGAGTCAGCATCACCAAAATCCATAATGAAGCGTAATAACTCG TTCTGCAAAGATTTCATAAAATCGGATAATACTTCACCTAAACTGAGATCTACTCCTCGTCCAAAGACTAGCAGCGGTGACTTGGGTCGAAAACTTTCAGCTAAAGCAACTCAAGAGATCGAGTTACATAATTGGAAACGACGCAAAAATTACGATCCTTTGAAAGCTGTcgccgaagaaaaaaaaagaaaagctttAGCCGGTGCTGCTGCAAATTCAGCTTCGTCAGCTCATCTCAAACAAACTAGTAATAGTTTGGATGAATCCGA TGATTTAGCTGCGAAGATCATCACTAGATCGGCATCGTTTCACGGATTACGTAATAAAAACGGATATGACGCGGAATCTTCGAATGAAATACCATTAGATCGTAGTTCTAGTAATCGATCAGTTTGTTCGTATTTTATATCTTCGAACGAAGATGCGACCGAATACGATAACGACAGCGAAGACCACTGGGTTATTCCAAAACCTCCTTCT acTTCGTTACAGAACACTCCACCTGAAAGTATCAGTAGTAGATTATCTTTGTTGAGTAATGCAGCTTCTAATTCTTCTGTTTTATTGCTGACGTCGTCTACGATTACC aatgtcGATTCCGCGACTGTATCGAAGGTTACCCAAATGTCCTATAAAATTAAAGATATGATCTTGGCGTTCGCTGATTCGATTAG CGAACGCGCAGAAACCATCGCACAAAATTCCAAAGATCATGGCGTCTCAGGGCCAAAATTATTGTACGATCGAGAGAATGGCGAGATCGCTGATAATATTTGTAATCAAACTGAAGACGATTTAAGTTTCGTAGAAAATGATATTTCCGCTGACTATCAGCTAAATATCGCTTTAAATAATCTCAATGAGATACATCAGGCTGTTCAAA aATTAAAtgtgaaatgttcaaaatga
- the slmo gene encoding protein slowmo has protein sequence MKIWTSEHVFNHSWETVVQAAWRKYPNPMNPAVIGTDIINREVRDGILHTHRLVTSEWGLPTWARSIIGPSGVCYASEKSEVNPEQRKMNLQTRNLSFGSLIAVDEKLTYEPCPNDTSKTLLRQEAIVTVQGVPLCSYIENLLTNKISHNASKGRQAIEWVIDKIETEVSEIKNSAVKNKDEIVSHTKKSFDDFTSSARKSIDEMFLT, from the exons ATGAAGATTTGGACCTCAGAACACGTATTCAA CCATTCTTGGGAGACGGTAGTACAGGCAGCATGGAGGAAGTATCCAAATCCAATGAATCCAGCTGTCATCGGTACTGATATAATAAATCGCGAAGTTAGAGATGGAATTTTGCATACGCACCGATTAGTCACATCTGAATGGGGTTTACCAACTTGGGCTCGTTCG ATCATTGGACCCAGTGGTGTATGTTACGCTAGTGAAAAATCCGAAGTAAATCCTGAACAGAGGAAAATGAATCTACAAACCAGAAAC CTATCATTTGGCAGTTTGATCGCAGTAGATGAAAAGCTCACCTATGAACCATGTCCAAATGATACATCGAAAACGTTACTTAGACAAGAGGCTATTGTTACCGTACAAGGAGTACCTTTATGTagttatattgaaaatttgttaactAATAAAATATCCCACAATGCGTCCAAG GGACGTCAAGCTATAGAATGGGTTATTGATAAAATAGAAACGGAAGTGAGCGAAATAAAGAACTCGGCTGTGAAAAATAAGGATGAAATAGTCTCGCACACGAAGAAATCATTCGATGATTTCACATCATCGGCTCGCAAATCAATCGATGAAATGTTTCTCACGTAA
- the Cog4 gene encoding conserved oligomeric Golgi complex subunit 4, with the protein MESAQNTSLNGERLSKEFNDLQEKEKEIEQQLDAEINEIKNLKKRLLDLPKIHENFCILDSDTKQLYTVLDTSTKLSEKINLQIQQLDIARLRVSECQKRVQDLLDLQLCSEGVQNALKNENYEQAAVHVHRFLAMDQQLLKQTADDMAQDCAAVSQSMKLLRNAAAMLQNKISLHFKEAITVSDIESVKRFFKLFPLINMHEYGLENFGIFLRKMIKNTVSEKLNDIKSSNTKDKKNNMIFADAITFLFEEMAQLIVEHQPLVETYYGLDGLVDIMNTLQKECDLLSDKIVAEFKSQRDMNVKLHTIHEISRSSSSKTEYIDPKDIDMLLNEITLIHARFGLYLKFIHSLITKHIGPENEKFEKIIYDLKNANTNNNITKQMQILIGDYLLLERYYMEQSIKKAITMDTCDNDALISTMVDDIFFIVKKCIRRGYSSGNIDAVCAIINNTCAMLETDVCNTLRQQLRQGYSVGYLDLTQAYNMIQGRLQQMDTEQNKLLFLAYLNNCDVCCEYTNMLLTTLTDELQCSTKNEKEKLESCLSGFASVSSTFSTVKDYGLQQIKSSVVKPRVAPWVDNFLAVSHQLSFEEFSSYEANEPFIRSLIMNLEILLSEFKPRLTPSNYDSFILIIADEVMSQLEKDILKTDFNRMGGLVLDKEIRTLVTYLSNATSWSIRDKFSRLTQIAVVLNLEKVTEIQEYWGTENCSFTWRLTPKEIRQFLLLRKDFRAEDIKRLKLM; encoded by the exons ATGGAATCTGCCCAGAACACTTCACTTAACGGCGAACGTTTAAGCAAAGAGTTCAACGATTTACAAGAAAAAGAA aaagaaataGAACAACAGCTGGATGCCGAGATAAACGAgataaagaatttgaaaaaacgctTACTCGATTTACCTaaaatacatgaaaatttttgtatcctTGATTCAGACACTAAACAACTGTACACAGTGTTGGATACTTCTACGAAACTTTCggagaaaattaatttacaaataCAGCAGTTGGATATAGCCAGG TTGAGAGTATCGGAATGTCAAAAGCGAGTTCAAGATTTATTAGATCTTCAATTATGCAGCGAAGGCGTACAGAATgcattgaaaaacgaaaattacgaACAAGCGGCTGTTCACGTTCATCGATTCTTGGCTATGGATCAACAGCTGTTGAAACAAACTGCAGATGATATGGCGCAAG acTGCGCCGCTGTTTCACAGTCCATGAAATTATTACGAAATGCTGCAGCCATGTTGCAGAATAAAATATCTCTTCATTTCAAAGAAGCTATCACCGTGAGCGATATCGAATCTGTCAAAAGATTCTTCAAGCTTTTTCCGTTGATAAACATGCACGAATATGGGTTGGagaattttggtatatttttaagGAAAATG ATCAAAAACACCGTCAGTGAAAAACTAAACGATATAAAAAGTAGCAATaccaaagataaaaaaaataatatgatttttGCCGACGCGATTACGTTTCTTTTCGAAGAAATGGCTCAATTAATTGTCGAACATCAGCCCCTAGTGGAAACCTATTAcg GTCTGGATGGCTTAGTCGACATTATGAACACTCTACAGAAAGAGTGTGACTTATTGAGTGATAAAATAGTCGCCGAGTTCAAATCCCAACGTGATATGAATGTTAAATTACACACAATTCATGAGATATCACGTTCGAGCTCATCGAAAACCGAATACATCGATCCTAAAGATATAGACATGCTGTTGAATGAGATCACTTTGATTCACGCTCGTTTCGGAttatatttaaaattcattcattccTTAATTACC AAACATATCGGGCccgagaatgaaaaatttgaaaaaatcatctacgATTTGAAAAACGCCAATACTAATAACAACATAACGAAACAAATGCAGATTTTAATCGGCGATTACCTACTTTTGGAGAGGTATTATATGGAGCAAAGTATCAAGAAAGCTATAACGATGGATACTTGCGATAACGACGCTTTAATTTCCACCATGGttgatgatatatttttcatcGTCAAGAAATGTATTAG ACGAGGCTACAGCAGTGGCAATATTGATGCTGTATGTGCAATTATTAATAATACCTGTGCAATGTTGGAAACGGACGTTTGTAACACATTACGTCAGCAGTTAAGACAAGGGTATTCGGTGGGTTATTTGGATCTTACACAAGCCTATAACATGATACAAGGACGTCTTCAGCAAATGGatacagaacagaacaaattatTATTCTTG GCTTATTTGAATAATTGCGACGTATGCTGCGAATATACCAACATGTTGTTAACTACGTTGACCGATGAATTGCAATGTTCTaccaaaaacgaaaaagaaaaactggaaAGTTGTCTATCAGGATTCGCATCAGTTTCTAGTACATTTTCTACGGTGAAAGATTACGGATTACAGCAGATTAAAAGCTCTGTCGTTAAACCTAGAGTTGCTCCTTGGGTTGATAATTTTCTCGCTGTCAGTCATCAGCTGAGTTTT GAAGAATTTTCCAGTTACGAAGCAAACGAGCCGTTTATTAGAAGTCTTATAATGAATTTAGAAATACTACTGAGTGAATTCAAACCACGTCTGACGCCTTCTAATTACGATTCGTTCATTTTAATAATCGCTGACGAAGTAATGTCTCAATTAGAAAaggatattttgaaaactgattttaataga ATGGGTGGATTGGTTTTGGATAAAGAAATTAGAACACTAGTTACTTATTTGAGTAATGCTACATCGTGGTCGATCCGAGATAAATTCTCTCGCCTGACACAAATAGCGGTGGTTCTAAATTTGGAAAAGGTAACCGAAATACAAGAATATTGGGGAACCGAGAACTGTTCATTCACGTGGAGACTTACACCTAAAGAGATCAGACAGTTTTTACTATTAAG gaAAGATTTTCGAGCTGAAGATATTAAAAGACTGAAATTGATGTAA